In Mangifera indica cultivar Alphonso chromosome 1, CATAS_Mindica_2.1, whole genome shotgun sequence, a single genomic region encodes these proteins:
- the LOC123225202 gene encoding uncharacterized protein LOC123225202 isoform X1, which yields MEPFQRRRSKITSFTGDLLGSTEPAFREGKRQPQKQKKIPKLASDSSSCSSDTDDDSLTFEVGWRSSKQSRRPMKKLLAEEMSRETQSKRRSPGVIARLMGLDGLPPQQSAHKQQKRSLETYQPRTASVERAQRIGASSSRLSFRKSSKDEQEFKDVFEVLDASKMESSNNKLPETSKTKFTDAEMVFIKQKFMDAKRLSTDERLQDSKEFHDALEVLDNNKDLLLKFLQQPDSLFTKHVNDLGAPPQSHCVHMSTLTLSNARKCESSVISRKAEREAPRKSHCKSTQKHLDGIPSHTYSRNSGQSFNKSPKVQLEGKEDATVFPTRIVVLKPNLGKLQTAIRRVSSPHSSHAYPSECRKHAEFPGTNNREVESWAERDINDVGFSRHNCKESREIAKEITRNMRNSFSNGSMNFSISGFKGYAGDESSNNMSGSESANDSKFKIVTYRDEFKRHKRSRSSSSRSAESSVCREARKRLSERWMMSHKSQDLGVISRGSTLGEMLAIPDGEVRPADLDAMVGEEGSTDTFCSGNGPEILFEPLGISSRDGWKDDGVGILSRSRSLPASSTFRSPKASMQHDTLNDDRYMMSKETVKRERSKAGKGNLNQKDCSSGRTSRSSSKKSSRCTSRESYHNSPDISFNYHQFDSHFKQVHPYEESFMMSETNESVNDTNSVAENVLDVGHENTSISSSESPNSELSAPLMLKGNSSTVDLDVLSSKEPSDAPSKEVPLHHPHPVSGVESPASSKEADQPSPVSILEAPFADDMSCGSEYFGGVSADLHGLRMQLQLLKLESDGYEEGHMLISSDEEEKCVQIMDDKSIRKAEDNWESSYVADLLIESGFNGVNSDTFIAACHSTESPVSPSVFEELEKKYGSLTCWTKSERKLMFDIINEKLMEIHQQCTDPRPWMRPEWKKTELQERVHKFVSNQKNNVNKDAGDKVLARESQWLDIGDYVDAIGKEIEKVLVDELIGEVVAI from the exons ATGGAGCCCTTTCAGAGAAGGAGGTCCAAGATTACGAGCTTCACCGGTGATCTACTTGGCTCGACGGAACCTGCATTCCGAGAAG GAAAAAGACAGCCccagaaacagaaaaaaattcCAAAGTTGGCCTCTGATTCTAGTTCATGCAGTAGTGACACAGATGATGATTCG CTGACATTTGAGGTGGGGTGGAGATCTTCAAAGCAAAGCAGAAGACCAATGAAGAAGTTGTTAGCAGAAGAGATGTCAAGAGAAACTCAATCCAAGAGAAGATCACCTGGTGTAATTGCTAGATTGATGGGTCTTGATGGTCTTCCACCTCAACAATCTGCTCATAAACAACAAAAGAGGTCCCTGGAGACTTATCAACCGAGGACAGCATCAGTAGAAAGAGCTCAAAGGATTGGGGCATCTTCTAGCCGCTTATCTTTTAGGAAAAGCTCAAAGGATGAGCAAGAATTCAAAGATGTGTTTGAAGTTTTAGATGCATCAAAGATGGAGAGTAGCAATAACAAATTGCCGGAGACTTCAAAGACAAAATTTACTGATGCTGAGATGGTTTTTATTAAGCAGAAGTTCATGGACGCAAAGCGTCTTTCAACTGATGAAAGACTTCAGGATTCAAAGGAATTCCATGATGCGCTTGAGGTGCTAGACAACAACAAGGATCTTCTGCTGAAATTTCTTCAGCAACCAGATTCATTGTTCACAAAGCATGTGAATGATCTAGGTGCCCCCCCTCAGTCCCATTGTGTTCATATGTCAACATTAACATTATCTAATGCTCGGAAGTGTGAAAGCAGCGTCATCAGTAGGAAAGCAGAAAGAGAAGCTCCACGAAAGAGTCATTGTAAATCTACTCAGAAACATCTTGATGGTATTCCTAGTCACACTTACAGTAGAAATAGTGGTCAAAGTTTCAATAAGTCCCCAAAAGTTCAATTGGAAGGGAAAGAAGACGCCACTGTTTTTCCTACAAGGATTGTAGTTCTTAAACCAAATCTTGGAAAGCTGCAGACTGCCATCAGAAGGGTTTCATCACCTCATTCTTCGCATGCTTATCCGTCAGAATGTAGAAAGCATGCAGAATTTCCAGGCACCAATAATAGGGAGGTGGAGTCATGGGCGGAGAGAGATATTAATGATGTAGGGTTTTCGAGGCATAATTGTAAAGAATCTAGAGAAATTGCCAAGGAAATCACTAGGAATATGAGAAATAGTTTTAGCAATGGTTCcatgaatttttcaatttctggattTAAAGGATATGCAGGGGATGAGAGTTCAAATAACATGTCTGGAAGTGAGTCTGCAAATGATTCGAAGTTTAAAATAGTGACTTACAGAGATGAGTTTAAAAGACATAAAAGATCTCGATCTTCATCTTCCCGTTCTGCAGAATCATCTGTGTGTAGGGAGGCCAGGAAGAGACTCTCAGAGAGGTGGATGATGTCCCACAAGTCTCAGGACTTGGGAGTTATTAGTAGGGGCAGCACATTGGGTGAAATGCTTGCTATTCCAGATGGGGAAGTGAGGCCTGCAGATTTGGATGCTATGGTTGGAGAGGAAGGATCCACCGACACATTTTGCAGTGGAAACGGACCAGAAATCCTTTTTGAACCTTTGGGTATTAGCAGTCGCGATGGATGGAAGGATGATGGTGTTGGAATTTTGTCAAGATCAAGATCTCTCCCTGCTTCTTCTACCTTTAGAAGTCCCAAAGCCAGTATGCAGCATGACACCCTTAATGATGACAGGTATATGATGTCAAAAGAGACTGTGAAGCGTGAAAGAAGCAAGGCAGGGAAGGGAAATCTAAACCAGAAAGATTGTTCATCGGGAAGAACGTCGAGATCAAGCAGTAAGAAATCTTCACGCTGCACAAGTAGGGAGAGTTATCACAACTCACCGGATATTTCATTCAACTATCATCAATTTGACAGCCATTTCAAGCAGGTTCACCCATATGAAGAAAGTTTTATGATGTCAGAGACAAATGAGAGTGTTAATGATACAAATTCAGTTGCTGAAAATGTGTTGGATGTGGGACATGAGAACACAAGCATCTCTTCTTCTGAATCTCCAAATTCAGAATTATCAGCTCCTCTAATGTTAAAGGGCAATTCATCAACTGTTGACTTGGATGTTTTAAGTTCAAAG GAACCATCTGATGCACCATCAAAAGAAGTCCCTTTGCATCATCCTCACCCTGTATCTGGAGTAGAATCTCCAGCGAGCTCTAAGGAGGCTGATCAGCCCAGTCCAGTTTCAATTCTGGAAGCTCCTTTTGCTGATGATATGTCATGTGGTTCTGAGTACTTTGGGGGTGTCAGTGCCGATCTCCATG GGCTTCGGATGCAACTTCAACTACTCAAGTTGGAGTCAGATGGATATGAAGAGGGACATATGCTTATTTCAAGCGATGAAGAGGAAAAATGTGTTCAGATTATGGATGATAAGAGCATAAGAAAAGCTGAAGATAACTGGGAGTCTTCTTATGTAGCTGACCTCTTAATCGAGTCTGGATTTAATGGTGTTAACTCTGATACATTTATTGCAGCATGTCACTCTACAGAAAGCCCAGTGAGTCCATCGGTATTCGAAGAACTTGAAAAGAAGTACGGTAGTCTAACCTGTTGGACAAAGTCAGAAAGGAAGCTAATGTTTGACATCATAAATGAAAAGCTCATGGAAATTCACCAGCAATGTACAGATCCACGTCCATGGATGAGGCCTGAATGGAAGAAGACCGAGCTCCAGGAGAGGGTGCACAAGTTCGTGTCGAACCAAAAGAACAACGTTAACAAGGATGCCGGGGACAAGGTGCTAGCAAGAGAATCACAGTGGCTGGATATAGGAGATTATGTCGATGCAATTGGTAAGGAAATCGAGAAAGTATTGGTAGATGAACTAATAGGAGAGGTAGTAGCCATATAA
- the LOC123225202 gene encoding uncharacterized protein LOC123225202 isoform X2 yields MMRKKTAPETEKNSKLTFEVGWRSSKQSRRPMKKLLAEEMSRETQSKRRSPGVIARLMGLDGLPPQQSAHKQQKRSLETYQPRTASVERAQRIGASSSRLSFRKSSKDEQEFKDVFEVLDASKMESSNNKLPETSKTKFTDAEMVFIKQKFMDAKRLSTDERLQDSKEFHDALEVLDNNKDLLLKFLQQPDSLFTKHVNDLGAPPQSHCVHMSTLTLSNARKCESSVISRKAEREAPRKSHCKSTQKHLDGIPSHTYSRNSGQSFNKSPKVQLEGKEDATVFPTRIVVLKPNLGKLQTAIRRVSSPHSSHAYPSECRKHAEFPGTNNREVESWAERDINDVGFSRHNCKESREIAKEITRNMRNSFSNGSMNFSISGFKGYAGDESSNNMSGSESANDSKFKIVTYRDEFKRHKRSRSSSSRSAESSVCREARKRLSERWMMSHKSQDLGVISRGSTLGEMLAIPDGEVRPADLDAMVGEEGSTDTFCSGNGPEILFEPLGISSRDGWKDDGVGILSRSRSLPASSTFRSPKASMQHDTLNDDRYMMSKETVKRERSKAGKGNLNQKDCSSGRTSRSSSKKSSRCTSRESYHNSPDISFNYHQFDSHFKQVHPYEESFMMSETNESVNDTNSVAENVLDVGHENTSISSSESPNSELSAPLMLKGNSSTVDLDVLSSKEPSDAPSKEVPLHHPHPVSGVESPASSKEADQPSPVSILEAPFADDMSCGSEYFGGVSADLHGLRMQLQLLKLESDGYEEGHMLISSDEEEKCVQIMDDKSIRKAEDNWESSYVADLLIESGFNGVNSDTFIAACHSTESPVSPSVFEELEKKYGSLTCWTKSERKLMFDIINEKLMEIHQQCTDPRPWMRPEWKKTELQERVHKFVSNQKNNVNKDAGDKVLARESQWLDIGDYVDAIGKEIEKVLVDELIGEVVAI; encoded by the exons ATGATGAG GAAAAAGACAGCCccagaaacagaaaaaaattcCAAA CTGACATTTGAGGTGGGGTGGAGATCTTCAAAGCAAAGCAGAAGACCAATGAAGAAGTTGTTAGCAGAAGAGATGTCAAGAGAAACTCAATCCAAGAGAAGATCACCTGGTGTAATTGCTAGATTGATGGGTCTTGATGGTCTTCCACCTCAACAATCTGCTCATAAACAACAAAAGAGGTCCCTGGAGACTTATCAACCGAGGACAGCATCAGTAGAAAGAGCTCAAAGGATTGGGGCATCTTCTAGCCGCTTATCTTTTAGGAAAAGCTCAAAGGATGAGCAAGAATTCAAAGATGTGTTTGAAGTTTTAGATGCATCAAAGATGGAGAGTAGCAATAACAAATTGCCGGAGACTTCAAAGACAAAATTTACTGATGCTGAGATGGTTTTTATTAAGCAGAAGTTCATGGACGCAAAGCGTCTTTCAACTGATGAAAGACTTCAGGATTCAAAGGAATTCCATGATGCGCTTGAGGTGCTAGACAACAACAAGGATCTTCTGCTGAAATTTCTTCAGCAACCAGATTCATTGTTCACAAAGCATGTGAATGATCTAGGTGCCCCCCCTCAGTCCCATTGTGTTCATATGTCAACATTAACATTATCTAATGCTCGGAAGTGTGAAAGCAGCGTCATCAGTAGGAAAGCAGAAAGAGAAGCTCCACGAAAGAGTCATTGTAAATCTACTCAGAAACATCTTGATGGTATTCCTAGTCACACTTACAGTAGAAATAGTGGTCAAAGTTTCAATAAGTCCCCAAAAGTTCAATTGGAAGGGAAAGAAGACGCCACTGTTTTTCCTACAAGGATTGTAGTTCTTAAACCAAATCTTGGAAAGCTGCAGACTGCCATCAGAAGGGTTTCATCACCTCATTCTTCGCATGCTTATCCGTCAGAATGTAGAAAGCATGCAGAATTTCCAGGCACCAATAATAGGGAGGTGGAGTCATGGGCGGAGAGAGATATTAATGATGTAGGGTTTTCGAGGCATAATTGTAAAGAATCTAGAGAAATTGCCAAGGAAATCACTAGGAATATGAGAAATAGTTTTAGCAATGGTTCcatgaatttttcaatttctggattTAAAGGATATGCAGGGGATGAGAGTTCAAATAACATGTCTGGAAGTGAGTCTGCAAATGATTCGAAGTTTAAAATAGTGACTTACAGAGATGAGTTTAAAAGACATAAAAGATCTCGATCTTCATCTTCCCGTTCTGCAGAATCATCTGTGTGTAGGGAGGCCAGGAAGAGACTCTCAGAGAGGTGGATGATGTCCCACAAGTCTCAGGACTTGGGAGTTATTAGTAGGGGCAGCACATTGGGTGAAATGCTTGCTATTCCAGATGGGGAAGTGAGGCCTGCAGATTTGGATGCTATGGTTGGAGAGGAAGGATCCACCGACACATTTTGCAGTGGAAACGGACCAGAAATCCTTTTTGAACCTTTGGGTATTAGCAGTCGCGATGGATGGAAGGATGATGGTGTTGGAATTTTGTCAAGATCAAGATCTCTCCCTGCTTCTTCTACCTTTAGAAGTCCCAAAGCCAGTATGCAGCATGACACCCTTAATGATGACAGGTATATGATGTCAAAAGAGACTGTGAAGCGTGAAAGAAGCAAGGCAGGGAAGGGAAATCTAAACCAGAAAGATTGTTCATCGGGAAGAACGTCGAGATCAAGCAGTAAGAAATCTTCACGCTGCACAAGTAGGGAGAGTTATCACAACTCACCGGATATTTCATTCAACTATCATCAATTTGACAGCCATTTCAAGCAGGTTCACCCATATGAAGAAAGTTTTATGATGTCAGAGACAAATGAGAGTGTTAATGATACAAATTCAGTTGCTGAAAATGTGTTGGATGTGGGACATGAGAACACAAGCATCTCTTCTTCTGAATCTCCAAATTCAGAATTATCAGCTCCTCTAATGTTAAAGGGCAATTCATCAACTGTTGACTTGGATGTTTTAAGTTCAAAG GAACCATCTGATGCACCATCAAAAGAAGTCCCTTTGCATCATCCTCACCCTGTATCTGGAGTAGAATCTCCAGCGAGCTCTAAGGAGGCTGATCAGCCCAGTCCAGTTTCAATTCTGGAAGCTCCTTTTGCTGATGATATGTCATGTGGTTCTGAGTACTTTGGGGGTGTCAGTGCCGATCTCCATG GGCTTCGGATGCAACTTCAACTACTCAAGTTGGAGTCAGATGGATATGAAGAGGGACATATGCTTATTTCAAGCGATGAAGAGGAAAAATGTGTTCAGATTATGGATGATAAGAGCATAAGAAAAGCTGAAGATAACTGGGAGTCTTCTTATGTAGCTGACCTCTTAATCGAGTCTGGATTTAATGGTGTTAACTCTGATACATTTATTGCAGCATGTCACTCTACAGAAAGCCCAGTGAGTCCATCGGTATTCGAAGAACTTGAAAAGAAGTACGGTAGTCTAACCTGTTGGACAAAGTCAGAAAGGAAGCTAATGTTTGACATCATAAATGAAAAGCTCATGGAAATTCACCAGCAATGTACAGATCCACGTCCATGGATGAGGCCTGAATGGAAGAAGACCGAGCTCCAGGAGAGGGTGCACAAGTTCGTGTCGAACCAAAAGAACAACGTTAACAAGGATGCCGGGGACAAGGTGCTAGCAAGAGAATCACAGTGGCTGGATATAGGAGATTATGTCGATGCAATTGGTAAGGAAATCGAGAAAGTATTGGTAGATGAACTAATAGGAGAGGTAGTAGCCATATAA
- the LOC123225202 gene encoding uncharacterized protein LOC123225202 isoform X3, with protein sequence MKKLLAEEMSRETQSKRRSPGVIARLMGLDGLPPQQSAHKQQKRSLETYQPRTASVERAQRIGASSSRLSFRKSSKDEQEFKDVFEVLDASKMESSNNKLPETSKTKFTDAEMVFIKQKFMDAKRLSTDERLQDSKEFHDALEVLDNNKDLLLKFLQQPDSLFTKHVNDLGAPPQSHCVHMSTLTLSNARKCESSVISRKAEREAPRKSHCKSTQKHLDGIPSHTYSRNSGQSFNKSPKVQLEGKEDATVFPTRIVVLKPNLGKLQTAIRRVSSPHSSHAYPSECRKHAEFPGTNNREVESWAERDINDVGFSRHNCKESREIAKEITRNMRNSFSNGSMNFSISGFKGYAGDESSNNMSGSESANDSKFKIVTYRDEFKRHKRSRSSSSRSAESSVCREARKRLSERWMMSHKSQDLGVISRGSTLGEMLAIPDGEVRPADLDAMVGEEGSTDTFCSGNGPEILFEPLGISSRDGWKDDGVGILSRSRSLPASSTFRSPKASMQHDTLNDDRYMMSKETVKRERSKAGKGNLNQKDCSSGRTSRSSSKKSSRCTSRESYHNSPDISFNYHQFDSHFKQVHPYEESFMMSETNESVNDTNSVAENVLDVGHENTSISSSESPNSELSAPLMLKGNSSTVDLDVLSSKEPSDAPSKEVPLHHPHPVSGVESPASSKEADQPSPVSILEAPFADDMSCGSEYFGGVSADLHGLRMQLQLLKLESDGYEEGHMLISSDEEEKCVQIMDDKSIRKAEDNWESSYVADLLIESGFNGVNSDTFIAACHSTESPVSPSVFEELEKKYGSLTCWTKSERKLMFDIINEKLMEIHQQCTDPRPWMRPEWKKTELQERVHKFVSNQKNNVNKDAGDKVLARESQWLDIGDYVDAIGKEIEKVLVDELIGEVVAI encoded by the exons ATGAAGAAGTTGTTAGCAGAAGAGATGTCAAGAGAAACTCAATCCAAGAGAAGATCACCTGGTGTAATTGCTAGATTGATGGGTCTTGATGGTCTTCCACCTCAACAATCTGCTCATAAACAACAAAAGAGGTCCCTGGAGACTTATCAACCGAGGACAGCATCAGTAGAAAGAGCTCAAAGGATTGGGGCATCTTCTAGCCGCTTATCTTTTAGGAAAAGCTCAAAGGATGAGCAAGAATTCAAAGATGTGTTTGAAGTTTTAGATGCATCAAAGATGGAGAGTAGCAATAACAAATTGCCGGAGACTTCAAAGACAAAATTTACTGATGCTGAGATGGTTTTTATTAAGCAGAAGTTCATGGACGCAAAGCGTCTTTCAACTGATGAAAGACTTCAGGATTCAAAGGAATTCCATGATGCGCTTGAGGTGCTAGACAACAACAAGGATCTTCTGCTGAAATTTCTTCAGCAACCAGATTCATTGTTCACAAAGCATGTGAATGATCTAGGTGCCCCCCCTCAGTCCCATTGTGTTCATATGTCAACATTAACATTATCTAATGCTCGGAAGTGTGAAAGCAGCGTCATCAGTAGGAAAGCAGAAAGAGAAGCTCCACGAAAGAGTCATTGTAAATCTACTCAGAAACATCTTGATGGTATTCCTAGTCACACTTACAGTAGAAATAGTGGTCAAAGTTTCAATAAGTCCCCAAAAGTTCAATTGGAAGGGAAAGAAGACGCCACTGTTTTTCCTACAAGGATTGTAGTTCTTAAACCAAATCTTGGAAAGCTGCAGACTGCCATCAGAAGGGTTTCATCACCTCATTCTTCGCATGCTTATCCGTCAGAATGTAGAAAGCATGCAGAATTTCCAGGCACCAATAATAGGGAGGTGGAGTCATGGGCGGAGAGAGATATTAATGATGTAGGGTTTTCGAGGCATAATTGTAAAGAATCTAGAGAAATTGCCAAGGAAATCACTAGGAATATGAGAAATAGTTTTAGCAATGGTTCcatgaatttttcaatttctggattTAAAGGATATGCAGGGGATGAGAGTTCAAATAACATGTCTGGAAGTGAGTCTGCAAATGATTCGAAGTTTAAAATAGTGACTTACAGAGATGAGTTTAAAAGACATAAAAGATCTCGATCTTCATCTTCCCGTTCTGCAGAATCATCTGTGTGTAGGGAGGCCAGGAAGAGACTCTCAGAGAGGTGGATGATGTCCCACAAGTCTCAGGACTTGGGAGTTATTAGTAGGGGCAGCACATTGGGTGAAATGCTTGCTATTCCAGATGGGGAAGTGAGGCCTGCAGATTTGGATGCTATGGTTGGAGAGGAAGGATCCACCGACACATTTTGCAGTGGAAACGGACCAGAAATCCTTTTTGAACCTTTGGGTATTAGCAGTCGCGATGGATGGAAGGATGATGGTGTTGGAATTTTGTCAAGATCAAGATCTCTCCCTGCTTCTTCTACCTTTAGAAGTCCCAAAGCCAGTATGCAGCATGACACCCTTAATGATGACAGGTATATGATGTCAAAAGAGACTGTGAAGCGTGAAAGAAGCAAGGCAGGGAAGGGAAATCTAAACCAGAAAGATTGTTCATCGGGAAGAACGTCGAGATCAAGCAGTAAGAAATCTTCACGCTGCACAAGTAGGGAGAGTTATCACAACTCACCGGATATTTCATTCAACTATCATCAATTTGACAGCCATTTCAAGCAGGTTCACCCATATGAAGAAAGTTTTATGATGTCAGAGACAAATGAGAGTGTTAATGATACAAATTCAGTTGCTGAAAATGTGTTGGATGTGGGACATGAGAACACAAGCATCTCTTCTTCTGAATCTCCAAATTCAGAATTATCAGCTCCTCTAATGTTAAAGGGCAATTCATCAACTGTTGACTTGGATGTTTTAAGTTCAAAG GAACCATCTGATGCACCATCAAAAGAAGTCCCTTTGCATCATCCTCACCCTGTATCTGGAGTAGAATCTCCAGCGAGCTCTAAGGAGGCTGATCAGCCCAGTCCAGTTTCAATTCTGGAAGCTCCTTTTGCTGATGATATGTCATGTGGTTCTGAGTACTTTGGGGGTGTCAGTGCCGATCTCCATG GGCTTCGGATGCAACTTCAACTACTCAAGTTGGAGTCAGATGGATATGAAGAGGGACATATGCTTATTTCAAGCGATGAAGAGGAAAAATGTGTTCAGATTATGGATGATAAGAGCATAAGAAAAGCTGAAGATAACTGGGAGTCTTCTTATGTAGCTGACCTCTTAATCGAGTCTGGATTTAATGGTGTTAACTCTGATACATTTATTGCAGCATGTCACTCTACAGAAAGCCCAGTGAGTCCATCGGTATTCGAAGAACTTGAAAAGAAGTACGGTAGTCTAACCTGTTGGACAAAGTCAGAAAGGAAGCTAATGTTTGACATCATAAATGAAAAGCTCATGGAAATTCACCAGCAATGTACAGATCCACGTCCATGGATGAGGCCTGAATGGAAGAAGACCGAGCTCCAGGAGAGGGTGCACAAGTTCGTGTCGAACCAAAAGAACAACGTTAACAAGGATGCCGGGGACAAGGTGCTAGCAAGAGAATCACAGTGGCTGGATATAGGAGATTATGTCGATGCAATTGGTAAGGAAATCGAGAAAGTATTGGTAGATGAACTAATAGGAGAGGTAGTAGCCATATAA